The window CACCAAATTgtaggtcccctgacatgatcttttttgcttttatataggtcttagtggtccccgaATATTATATCTGAATTCTTTTTACAAAATTAAATCTTGGAAAAATtcaattacagccactttgatccagtccaacaatgagatttccccaggatgcggcATTTCGCTGTCTATTGCTTTAAATACtattgaggaggagagaggcgggatttGTAGGAGAGCttcctatagaagttgagggggcatttgtggaaatgaccacaatgtttgctgcagacaggaagttgtgtcagtgtttttccagaaaataaattaaattaacataatcagaaggtttccgattcgaatcccgatccgccaaggtgtcactgagcaaattaccatccccacactcttgtcatgctgctcactgctcaccaagggtgatgggttaaaagcagaggacctaTTTCTTTGTGcacaccgtgtgttgtgctgcagtgtatcacaatgacaatcacttcactttcacctcaaaTGGGAGGTAAACTAAATGATGTCGCAatttccagatccgaccgctctaccgctctctgaatggccaaagcactatttacacctattgccatttcaagtcactgcaggaccatagggGAACTAGAATTAATGTTAACACTCACACAAAGTGAAAACTTTCattataggggacctttaaattccATGAATGTTGAAACTTTTGAATCTTTGACTGTTACATTGCACCACTACATTTCACTACGCTGTATAAGTGGCAAGTGTTGTTTCTCATATCTCCTCCAGGGCACCACGGAACGCTTGACCATGCACCTGGTAGAGGAACACTCGGTTGTGGACCCCACCTACATCGAGGACTTTTTGCTCACATACAGAACGTTCCTCTCCAGCCCCATGGTCGTTGGCAAGAAACTGCTGGAGTGGTTCCACGACCCAAGCCTCAGGGACAAGGTACGAGGATATTTGTTTCTGATTTTTTTAAGAATGTGCTCTGCACATCCTTACCATGAGCAACCATTAGCACAGGCTAAACCTAATCAGCGTAATTTAGACGTTGTGACCTCTAAAACAAAGGTGCTTTGCTGGGATGGAATCCAAATGTTTATCATGTTGGATACCTTAGAAAGTCTTTCAGCCAAACACAATGCAAGCTTGAATATTTGTCCTGGTCTCTTAAGTGTTGTTCCTTGTCTCAGTACTAAATAAGGtatcatgtgtatgtgtgtgtatatcctCAGGTTACACGAGTAGTCTTGCTGTGGGTGAACAATCACTTCAATGATTTTGAAGGAGACCCTGCTATGACTCACTTTCTTGAGGAGTTTGAGAACAATCTGGAGAGAGAGGTTTGTGTCTTTATCTGTGCTTTATCAGTCGATTCGACTCTGGACTCTGTAACTCggttcatttatatatttgtttactCGTGGCAGAAAATGTTCGGGCACTTACGACTGTTAAACATTGCCTGTGCGGCCAAAGCCAAGCTGAGGGTTGTGACTCTCACCAAGCCATCGCGGGAGGCACCGCTGGCCTTCACCCTGCTGGGTGGCTCGGAGAAGGGCTTCCGGATCTTCATCGACAGCGTGGAGGCAGGCAGCAAAGCTGCGGAAGCTGGCCTTAAACGGGGAGATCAGGTACCGCTCAACGGATTTTTGAACCTCTCTACCCTGAAATGTCACACAAAGTCACGGGGCTCGGGGTTAATATGGCAACGGCAGGCAGACATGCATTCACATCTGGAGTTTTCAAAGTAATAATAATGGTAGTAGTGTAATAGTGCCGTTTGTGACAACTGCGGCGTATTTAGCTGAGGAATTGCAGGGCAGGCTTCTGCCAAACATCCTGCCAGCTGTTGCCCAGAGGAAGCTGGTAACACGATATCCTGGGAAGCATTTCATCTATCAGTTGCTTGATTCTTGTCACGGGAAATGGGGCCAGGTCAGTTCATTTCTTGTCCTTACTCCACTTGCCCAGATgaatttttccccctttctgcTGTAAGTGGTGACACATTAACCCACGGTTTTCAAGTCCAGAGAAACAAACATGCAGTAATGCATACAATTTATTGCTCTGGGACTTGTGGGATTCAGTAGCAGTAGTTTCTGTAACGTACTGTAATTgaatttataatgttttaaacATGGTATGCACATTCTACTTCCTTTGTTTATGGATATGGAGGAAGTGTCAGGGTCAGAAAGCTTTCTTCCCGTTTTCCACTCAAGTTAAATAAGGGAGCTGTTCTGGGTTTGGTAATTGTTGGTTTCTCTGTAATATTACCCCTTTGGTCATTGAGTGCTGACTGACTATAAATGGACCAGGTTACAGTGTAATGGAGGCTGCAGCATGTTGTTTGTCTTGTGAACTGTTACCTTGGTGTGCCCTCAGATACTGGAAGTGAACGGACAGAACTTTGAGAACGTCCAGCTGTCCAAAGCCAATGAGATTCTGAGGAACAACACCCACCTGTCCATTACTGTGAAAACCAACCTCCTAGGTAGTTTTATAATACCATTCCACTTCAAGGATctttttcacaaataaataaagagatcAGCACACATGAGCACAGTAATACCACTGTGAAAAATATcctattttattacatattctTTTAGTAACttattttagaaatattttttggtGTTATATCCTGATATTCATTAACATTAAAGTTCAAAGTATCATGtcagttcatttttttgtgatgcatcTTTGAAAACTGCTACTGAAAATGACAATGATTCATATTATTACtgtcaaataatttaaaatgatctTGTACATCTTTATATTCTCATTCTTGTTGCCTCAGTGTTCAAAGAGCTGCTAGCTCGACCGGAACAGGACCACGAGCAGGACCACGATGACGAACTCGACCGCAAGAATGGTGCCCCGCACATCCCCAAGATCGGGGACATAAAGAAGGCAAGCCGCTATTCTATCCCAGATCTGGCCGTGGACGTGGAGCAGGTGATGGGACTAGAGAAAGCCAGCAAAAAAGCCAAAGCCAACACTGTGGGAGGCAGGAACAAACTGAAGAAGATCTTCGACAAGACGCTGACCAGTATTTTACCCCCAAAGCCATACAAGTAGGTCAAGTGGATTATCTGATCTACTGGACGAGTGGTTTTATTCTTAAAGAATGAGTGTATACaataagtatttatttttttgtcatcatcATTGCAAGTAGAGATAATTTGTGTTACTAATCATGTAGCTGTAATATGGACATGAGTGACATGGACCTGACACACTGCTGTCCCCACAGTGACGTCGGAGTCGGGCAGTCACAGGATGACAGCATTGTGGGCATGAAGCAGTCTAAACAGATCCCACCAGCACTGCCCGTCAGCGGCAACCTCTCCTCCAGCAACCCCGACCTGCTGCAGTCCCACCACCGGATCCTGGACTTCAACAACCAGCCAGGTGAGGGCGCCCTCCAAGCTCAGTTTCTGCTTGTGCCTACATCTTGTTGACAGTGTAGCAGCATGGCTGAtcctgtgtcctctgcatggtTTACacctttttgtgctttttttcagaGCCACTTCAGCTGAGTGAGTATTTAACCCTTGTGCGCTCTGCTGAACTGCTGGCTCctcttctgttttattaaaatcagaTCATGTCATACAATGTGATCAGAGCTCTTTGGACCGATTTGGACCGATTTTGTGTCATTACTGGTTGCTGCCATGTAATTAAAAAACGGCAAATCACTGAAGATCCACTTGTGTAAACAAGTGTTTGCCTGATAAACTCTGTCTAGTGTAGGTCAGTCTTTCTGTGTAGAAAAGTGGATACAGTGCAAATTAGATTTCATTACAGAGAGGTGTTAGAAGACCATGTACAGTAGAAGACCATGTACAGTATACATCTATATTAATGGGCCACAATATGTTCTATAGCTGCTTTTGATATGACATGCAGTTCTATAATGCAATAAGatagttatttattttacactttCTTTGACATAGCCATGCATTTGCCGTTAAACCATCCGAGACATTTATGTTGATATGTAGACCCCAGGATCAACTTAGGACTGTGATCTCTGTAGAAGAGTGTCTTTACCTTTTGTTGCTGCAGACTGCATTTTGTCGATGGCCGGTCCCTCAATCTTTTGGCTTTTCTCAGACATGTCCGACCAGGTGCTGCGGGTGTTTAAGGCTGACCAGCAGAGTCGTTACATCATGATCGGGAAGGACACCACGGCTAAAGAGGTGGTTGCCCAGGCCATCCGTGAGTTCGCCCTGACTGCCACGCCAGAGGCGTACTCTCTCTGCGAGGTGTCCGTCACACCCGAGGGTGTCATCAAACAACGCCGGCTGCCGGAGCAGCTCTCCAAGCTGGCCGACAGGATCCAGCTGAGTGGCAGGTATCTACCGCCTCACACACATTACGAGTCACACACTTGGCACGTGGGTCTGTATCTTACTACTGAAATCAATTTGAATTGGAATGTTAAATTGAGCCAACAAGCTTCAGCCAATGAGAACACTGGGTGAATgaaaccagaagaaccaggatcaaaccccacttactaacattgtgtccctgagcaagacccttaaccctgagtctgcagggggattgtccctgtcactactgattgtaagtccctttggataagggcgtctggtaaatgccaaaagtgtaaatgtctttttttttttttttttttaatatctgtgTGCTGATGTTCTTTGAAGGTACTACTTGAAGAGCAACATGGAGACGGAGACGCTGTGCTCAGACGAGGACGCGCAGGAGCTGCTGCGGGAGAGTCAGATCAGCctgctgcagctcagcacagTGGAGGTGGCCACGCAGCTGTCCATGCGTGCCTTCGAGCTCTTCTGCGCTATAGAGCCCACCGAGTACATCGACGACCTGTTCAAGCTGCGCTCGCGCAGCGGCGCCTCCAGCCTCAAGCGCTTCGAGGAGGCCATCAACCGCGAGACCTTCTGGGTGGCGTCGGAGGTGGTGCGTGAGCCCAACCAGCTCAAGCGCATGAAGATCGTCAAGCACTTTATCAAGATTGCGCTTCACTGCCGCGAGTGTAAAAACTTCAACTCCATGTTTGCCATCATCAGGTCAGCCACAGATCTAACTGAAATGTTAGTtctacattttttccccctcactttacctcacttttatttttttacattatttgacAGTGGCCTCAACCTGGCACCAGTGTCTCGGCTCAGAGGCACATGGGAAAAGCTGCCCAGTAAGTATGAGAAACTCTTCAGCGACCTGCAGGACCTTTTCGACCCGTCAAGGAACATGGCCAAGTATCGGAACGTTCTCAACAGCCAGAATTTGCAGCCTCCCATCATCCCCCTGTTCCCTGTCATCAAGAAAGACCTCACTTTCCTACATGAGGGTAAACAAACTTTACATGGCTGCGCCAGGCTGAATATTGAGTTAAAATTGGATCTGTTCGGTTAAATCCTCTGTAATTGTTTTGTTTACAAGTGTCATTAGTGTTATTTCCATATGGATGCTAGTTTCTAGGGGTGGGTCAAAAAATTGCTGCAGCACTGCAATACATTATAGTATATTTATAtagtatatttctttattaAGATAACAGTAAtcttataaataatattatatgtaAATTTATTTCTCCACAGTTTCAAATATGTGGAAATATATTAcaacaattatttttaaatttggaaatttttattttttatgattgcaATGCTCTATATTGAATATTGTCATATTGTCATAATCACAGACAACGAATACAATATGTTATCGATTATCTCTGATTGGTGCCTGAATTATGTTCTTTAACATCCACCCATTTCATGTACACTACCAATCAAAActctggacacacctactcatttataaGTCttgcatttttgacattatagaacaaaactgaagacacatatcaatgaaataacacacatgaggctATGCAATTacctccaaatcagggagcttttgctgtaaTGGAGTTCACACTTCTCTTCTCTTCATCACATTAAGTTGTACAACTGGGATCATTAtcagcagtcctgaaggtttatgctgaacactttcttatcattcaatcatgttaatgagcatctcatgaagcaccttttgatgattacaatagtgaacaaagcagctttGTTGGTACAAAGAGGCAACTCtggggaaaaaacagattcaacaAATACTTTTCGCATcggattatttaaaatggtgccatcttagtctccataacagCCACAGAGTAGGAACATCCAaaattttgactggtagtgtacgttccatatacagtataataaTCTTGTCTTgttgagtgattttttttttttaatttgtatcCGTGATACTCTGATTGTAGAATTTGCTTTTGTGGcttattaatttgttaaatgGTCTTCTCCTATTCTAAAACCGACTTTCCTGAAACACGTGACcacatattattttaattttagtgATTTTGCTGTTTAGTTAATAGCCTACTAGAACCATAAAGATCAGATTTATAGTCAGATTCACaacatattaaaatacttttctaTTTTTCATCTCAGGAAATGATTCAAAGGTGGACGGTCTGGTGAACTTCGAGAAGCTGAGGATGATCGCAAAAGAGATTAGGCACGTGGGCCGGATGGCAGCAGTCAACATGGACCCCGCCCTTATGTTCCGAACCAGGTACCCCTCCAAATTCCTCTACCCAATTGTTCATTCACCTGACATACAGACTCCCGGATCACTGTGAACGGCTGCGAACGACTCAGATCACTGGTCACCGTTAAATGACTAACACTTCTCCTCTGGGCAGGACTCTTCTGCAGCTGTTCTATTCGTGGCTGTGCTTTCCTGCTGTGTAGAACATTTCTTacatctgtgtgagtgtgtgtatgagagataCTGTGGGCTTTGATTTCACAATACTAAAGCCAGGGCACATAAAACACGTCTTCTTCGTGTTTGAAAATAGGCACACAAGAGGTACAAGGAGCTGTGATGCTAGTTAggtagtttttatttgtcatgcaGACAATGCTTGGGGTTATTATTTAGTGGTCTTATTGGTATTAAAattaatctgtgtgtgtttgcttagGAGGGTATCGTATAAGGAATCTTAAGTGTCTGTGGGCCTCTGGGTACTGCTTATCATTGGTGCTCTTGGTCTTTTCCCATCTAAGCGTGTCTCCCTCTGTTTCCTCTCCCTTTCCacatctctctctttatctctgtCCCTCCACACTCTGCCCCTCCCCAACCCTTCCCCTTGCTTCACTGTTCATGGCTCTCACTTACAGGAAGAAGAAATGGAGGAGTTTAGGGTAAGTCTGGAGACCTCTGACCCACGCCTTGCTCCCCGACTGCGTGCTCTACCTCCCTGCTTTCCCTTcgtattttcattcatttcttttcttcctcctgtttttttgcattgattaACTCTTCTGCTCTGGCTCCAAGGTTCAAGAGTGCGATTGCGATCACTTTTGCTAGTTGAGGTCATCAAAACCAGCACTCTAATTGTACTAGTGCAGAACAGTCCTTTATTAGAAACCTTTAAAAAACATCATTACTCATTAATTAGCAAAAGTGATCTGTGTAACTAGACCTATTACTATGTTACTTACAGCAtgcttttataattttttttttttacagtttggaCTGTTAggaaagagtgtgtgtttttactatttcatttcatttcaactaataaaacaaaagaaaacacacattccCCTTCTGGCAGGATGCCCCCTGATAGGCCTGTGCAAAAATATGCTCCCATCCCAATAATTATCCAGTTTTAAGTTCAAGAAACCCACCCTACACCACCCCGTCGCCTGGCTGGCTGACATCGGGAATGCATGGAATGTTCTAGAGCTGGGAGGAATGCGACCCCCTGCATGTCAACAAAACCAcccaccatgtttttttttcttctttctttctaaaGCAGACTATTttcagtaagtgtgtgtgtgtgttcaggtctTTGAGCCAGGGTAGTGCCAACGCAGCCGTCCTTGACGTCACACAGACAGGCGGACACAAGAAGCGAGTGAGGCGGAGCTCGTTCCTGAATGCTAAGAAGCTGTATGAAGATGCTCAGATGGCGCGGAAGGTGAAGCAGTACCTGTCCAACCTCACACTGGAAACAAACGAGGAGAGTCTGCAGACGCTGTCACTGCAGTGTGAACCCAGCATAAACACATGTGAGtttacacgctcacacacacacacacacacacacacacctgcactgaACATCCAATGATGCGTCCGCTCTCTTGTCTCCTGGCAACAGTGCCAAAGGGCTCCGGTGACAGGAAGAGGCCGGACACGTCGCCAGTTGTGTCACGGGCAGCCTCCCACCAGCGCCCACAGCCGCAGAAAGGCAACCAAGCGCTCCAAGTGCCCGCTGTCGCCCTCTACCCTTCCCGCAAGAAAGTACCCGTCAAAGACCTGCCTCCCTTTGGTGAGGAATAGCTTTTGGCAcgtttatatacatttttatataaattattttgttttgagTCATATTGAGATTATTAGTgaccattaatatatatatatatatatttaattagtGATCAGTAGTTTCCAACCACAGACCGTACACAGTGCTAATTGCTTTCAATTTGTACCATACTTTGCATTTGTATTGCATTATATCTTAGGGTTTAGCAATGGCCTTGTGGCCCTTTAGATGTGTCCTCATTGACTTTGTTGCTGATTTTGCACTGTGCCCACATTAGGCACCAGTTCACCTCAGTCACTGAAGAAGATCCTGTCTCTGTCGGAGGAGGGCAGCGAGAGACACAGGAGGCAAACGGAGGACACGGCTTCCAACGCCTCATCGCAGCTGTCCTCTCCCCCAACGTCTCCACACAGTTCACCCAAaaaaggtacacacacatatacacatgcgCATATGTGCAGACACTGTGCTGTAGTGTGAGTGGCATCGTACAACAAAATCACACTCAAATACCCTCCTGCATCTACTTATTCTTTTTAGAAAAAGTAAGTTGTCTTTTCGTCTTTGAAAATCTACACACTCATCACATGCATGATCTGCTGGTGCCTGTATCAGTCACACATGCTCATAAACGTCAACGAATGCTTATGCGCACGAATAACGGTCTTATATTGAttactgccctctagtggtgaaGCAGTGCTTCgcaacatctcacacacacaaagccaggtATTGCTACTAAGCAGCTCCCTACTACAGATACTGCCATTCTGTCAAATGTTCATTACCCTGCTAAATCACTGCAtgcctttttcatttgcatgcagCAGCTTCACTGTCTCAGAGAAGCCACAGTGTCAGGAGTTTTACCTCACACTGTAAAACAATCGCCACAGGTAACTGGCTGGCCTGACCTGACGGACAGGACACTTCACCCCAGTTCCAAAACAAGCGCTTCACTCCAGTTTCATATCACTGAGGCCAATATTTATCCTCCTATAATTCAGCTCTAGTGGTCCTGATGATATTGCAACAAATCGTTGTGAAGTTGGAGTGAAACTGAAGTCCTCTAGCACAGTAGATCTCACTCCCATTCCTGAAGGACCCACAGGAGGTTTatttcccaactttttttaaGTTAGTGATCAATGACAACAAGGGTTACTGCGGGAACTGGAACTGAGAACCTTAGCTCTAGCAAAACAAAGGATTGTCGCATTTAGTTGCTTTCATAGATACAATAGAGCGGTTTCATGCTGggttagggtgtgtgtgtgtgtgtgtgtgtgtgtgggtgagtagAATGTCGAATGCTGTCTTTTCATGGTCTTTCAGGTCTTTTCATaatgatgaatattttaaaatcatttttagaacaattttaatttcagttttgagtttcagttttattcatcTGGTGCTTGGGACAACATAAAACTTTCTGCCTGTGTCCGTCTCCAGGTTACAGCCGGGCGGGGGATAACCTGTCGGACTCTGGACACAGTGAGATCTCCTCACGATCCAGTCTGGTCAGCACCTCCTCTCTGGACATGACTCACGATGAGCGGAGACTCCGGTATGGAGGGGTCATGGAGGGTCACAGTGGGGGTCCAAGACTAGAGCGCAGAGCCACGGCAGACCCAGACCAGTATAGCCTTGGGTAAGGTTCATTAAGATGATGCCTTAACCTCACAGTTTCATT of the Denticeps clupeoides chromosome 18, fDenClu1.1, whole genome shotgun sequence genome contains:
- the rapgef2b gene encoding rap guanine nucleotide exchange factor 2 isoform X12 is translated as MIVVDYMDENEEYFQRQASHRQSRRRFRKINQKGERQTIIDTVDPYPTGKPPVARGYHTECTKAQQLPADFSRLHLADGLHPQVTHVSSSHSGCSITSDSGSSSLSDIYQASAPQATESEPGDMDLSGLPETAVDSEEDDDEEDIERASDPLMSRDIVRDCLEKDPMDRTDDDIEQLLEFMHQLPAFANMTMSVRRELCAVMVFAVVERAGTVVLNDGEELDSWSVILNGSVEVTYPEGRTETLCMGNSFGVSPTMEKEYMKGVMKTKVDDCQFVCIAQQDYCCILNQVEKNMQKVEEEGEIVMVKEHRELDRTGTRKGHIVIKGTTERLTMHLVEEHSVVDPTYIEDFLLTYRTFLSSPMVVGKKLLEWFHDPSLRDKVTRVVLLWVNNHFNDFEGDPAMTHFLEEFENNLEREKMFGHLRLLNIACAAKAKLRVVTLTKPSREAPLAFTLLGGSEKGFRIFIDSVEAGSKAAEAGLKRGDQILEVNGQNFENVQLSKANEILRNNTHLSITVKTNLLVFKELLARPEQDHEQDHDDELDRKNGAPHIPKIGDIKKASRYSIPDLAVDVEQVMGLEKASKKAKANTVGGRNKLKKIFDKTLTSILPPKPYNDVGVGQSQDDSIVGMKQSKQIPPALPVSGNLSSSNPDLLQSHHRILDFNNQPDMSDQVLRVFKADQQSRYIMIGKDTTAKEVVAQAIREFALTATPEAYSLCEVSVTPEGVIKQRRLPEQLSKLADRIQLSGRYYLKSNMETETLCSDEDAQELLRESQISLLQLSTVEVATQLSMRAFELFCAIEPTEYIDDLFKLRSRSGASSLKRFEEAINRETFWVASEVVREPNQLKRMKIVKHFIKIALHCRECKNFNSMFAIISGLNLAPVSRLRGTWEKLPSKYEKLFSDLQDLFDPSRNMAKYRNVLNSQNLQPPIIPLFPVIKKDLTFLHEGNDSKVDGLVNFEKLRMIAKEIRHVGRMAAVNMDPALMFRTRKKKWRSLGSLSQGSANAAVLDVTQTGGHKKRVRRSSFLNAKKLYEDAQMARKVKQYLSNLTLETNEESLQTLSLQCEPSINTLPKGSGDRKRPDTSPVVSRAASHQRPQPQKGNQALQVPAVALYPSRKKVPVKDLPPFGTSSPQSLKKILSLSEEGSERHRRQTEDTASNASSQLSSPPTSPHSSPKKAASLSQRSHSVRSFTSHCKTIATGYSRAGDNLSDSGHSEISSRSSLVSTSSLDMTHDERRLRYGGVMEGHSGGPRLERRATADPDQYSLGSYSSIQDCRALYTGATVLSSPSSEELTQDQGDRVSLDAADSGRGSWTSCSSGSHDNIQTMQQGRSWEALAEGAGLWAGRGSWASASSSSSAACWGEDSEGDTGTIKRRGGKDVSADPETSSITSTGSEESKQHSRRPSPITAGNAKGAITRKDGRYRDPPPTPPGYTALTISDFAEGQPHSGRRPPDYTTALQRSRLVTHSPDSQLPQSGKPAGATADGRLRHAHSRGDEDEHEAEGEEEEEEGESMSPKLRAQREAAHTSVSTRPV
- the rapgef2b gene encoding rap guanine nucleotide exchange factor 2 isoform X18 is translated as MRLGRRFPGRLAKTTALSFSLKLQRFRPCVQATESEPGDMDLSGLPETAVDSEEDDDEEDIERASDPLMSRDIVRDCLEKDPMDRTDDDIEQLLEFMHQLPAFANMTMSVRRELCAVMVFAVVERAGTVVLNDGEELDSWSVILNGSVEVTYPEGRTETLCMGNSFGVSPTMEKEYMKGVMKTKVDDCQFVCIAQQDYCCILNQVEKNMQKVEEEGEIVMVKEHRELDRTGTRKGHIVIKGTTERLTMHLVEEHSVVDPTYIEDFLLTYRTFLSSPMVVGKKLLEWFHDPSLRDKVTRVVLLWVNNHFNDFEGDPAMTHFLEEFENNLEREKMFGHLRLLNIACAAKAKLRVVTLTKPSREAPLAFTLLGGSEKGFRIFIDSVEAGSKAAEAGLKRGDQILEVNGQNFENVQLSKANEILRNNTHLSITVKTNLLVFKELLARPEQDHEQDHDDELDRKNGAPHIPKIGDIKKASRYSIPDLAVDVEQVMGLEKASKKAKANTVGGRNKLKKIFDKTLTSILPPKPYNDVGVGQSQDDSIVGMKQSKQIPPALPVSGNLSSSNPDLLQSHHRILDFNNQPDMSDQVLRVFKADQQSRYIMIGKDTTAKEVVAQAIREFALTATPEAYSLCEVSVTPEGVIKQRRLPEQLSKLADRIQLSGRYYLKSNMETETLCSDEDAQELLRESQISLLQLSTVEVATQLSMRAFELFCAIEPTEYIDDLFKLRSRSGASSLKRFEEAINRETFWVASEVVREPNQLKRMKIVKHFIKIALHCRECKNFNSMFAIISGLNLAPVSRLRGTWEKLPSKYEKLFSDLQDLFDPSRNMAKYRNVLNSQNLQPPIIPLFPVIKKDLTFLHEGNDSKVDGLVNFEKLRMIAKEIRHVGRMAAVNMDPALMFRTRKKKWRSLGSLSQGSANAAVLDVTQTGGHKKRVRRSSFLNAKKLYEDAQMARKVKQYLSNLTLETNEESLQTLSLQCEPSINTLPKGSGDRKRPDTSPVVSRAASHQRPQPQKGNQALQVPAVALYPSRKKVPVKDLPPFGTSSPQSLKKILSLSEEGSERHRRQTEDTASNASSQLSSPPTSPHSSPKKAASLSQRSHSVRSFTSHCKTIATGYSRAGDNLSDSGHSEISSRSSLVSTSSLDMTHDERRLRYGGVMEGHSGGPRLERRATADPDQYSLGSYSSIQDCRALYTGATVLSSPSSEELTQDQGDRVSLDAADSGRGSWTSCSSGSHDNIQTMQQGRSWEALAEGAGLWAGRGSWASASSSSSAACWGEDSEGDTGTIKRRGGKDVSADPETSSITSTGSEESKQHSRRPSPITAGNAKGAITRKDGRYRDPPPTPPGYTALTISDFAEGQPHSGRRPPDYTTALQRSRLVTHSPDSQLPQSGKPAGATADGRLRHAHSRGDEDEHEAEGEEEEEEGESMSPKLRAQREAAHTSVSTRPV
- the rapgef2b gene encoding rap guanine nucleotide exchange factor 2 isoform X8 codes for the protein MASYVDNRFRQAVIKNPAERTQQDLEIVYSYLHGMEALSNLREHQLRMMCETVRYERHEANEVLYYPDDIGSCWYILLSGSVFIKESMFLPRSSFGKRSAGSLRRGCECIVLEPSEMIVVDYMDENEEYFQRQASHRQSRRRFRKINQKGERQTIIDTVDPYPTGKPPVARGYHTECTKAQQLPADFSRLHLADGLHPQVTHVSSSHSGCSITSDSGSSSLSDIYQASAPQATESEPGDMDLSGLPETAVDSEEDDDEEDIERASDPLMSRDIVRDCLEKDPMDRTDDDIEQLLEFMHQLPAFANMTMSVRRELCAVMVFAVVERAGTVVLNDGEELDSWSVILNGSVEVTYPEGRTETLCMGNSFGVSPTMEKEYMKGVMKTKVDDCQFVCIAQQDYCCILNQVEKNMQKVEEEGEIVMVKEHRELDRTGTRKGHIVIKGTTERLTMHLVEEHSVVDPTYIEDFLLTYRTFLSSPMVVGKKLLEWFHDPSLRDKVTRVVLLWVNNHFNDFEGDPAMTHFLEEFENNLEREKMFGHLRLLNIACAAKAKLRVVTLTKPSREAPLAFTLLGGSEKGFRIFIDSVEAGSKAAEAGLKRGDQILEVNGQNFENVQLSKANEILRNNTHLSITVKTNLLVFKELLARPEQDHEQDHDDELDRKNGAPHIPKIGDIKKASRYSIPDLAVDVEQVMGLEKASKKAKANTVGGRNKLKKIFDKTLTSILPPKPYNDVGVGQSQDDSIVGMKQSKQIPPALPVSGNLSSSNPDLLQSHHRILDFNNQPDMSDQVLRVFKADQQSRYIMIGKDTTAKEVVAQAIREFALTATPEAYSLCEVSVTPEGVIKQRRLPEQLSKLADRIQLSGRYYLKSNMETETLCSDEDAQELLRESQISLLQLSTVEVATQLSMRAFELFCAIEPTEYIDDLFKLRSRSGASSLKRFEEAINRETFWVASEVVREPNQLKRMKIVKHFIKIALHCRECKNFNSMFAIISGLNLAPVSRLRGTWEKLPSKYEKLFSDLQDLFDPSRNMAKYRNVLNSQNLQPPIIPLFPVIKKDLTFLHEGNDSKVDGLVNFEKLRMIAKEIRHVGRMAAVNMDPALMFRTRKKKWRSLGSLSQGSANAAVLDVTQTGGHKKRVRRSSFLNAKKLYEDAQMARKVKQYLSNLTLETNEESLQTLSLQCEPSINTLPKGSGDRKRPDTSPVVSRAASHQRPQPQKGNQALQVPAVALYPSRKKVPVKDLPPFGTSSPQSLKKILSLSEEGSERHRRQTEDTASNASSQLSSPPTSPHSSPKKGYSRAGDNLSDSGHSEISSRSSLVSTSSLDMTHDERRLRYGGVMEGHSGGPRLERRATADPDQYSLGSYSSIQDCRALYTGATVLSSPSSEELTQDQGDRVSLDAADSGRGSWTSCSSGSHDNIQTMQQGRSWEALAEGAGLWAGRGSWASASSSSSAACWGEDSEGDTGTIKRRGGKDVSADPETSSITSTGSEESKQHSRRPSPITAGNAKGAITRKDGRYRDPPPTPPGYTALTISDFAEGQPHSGRRPPDYTTALQRSRLVTHSPDSQLPQSGKPAGATADGRLRHAHSRGDEDEHEAEGEEEEEEGESMSPKLRAQREAAHTSVSTRPV